The Candidatus Koribacter versatilis Ellin345 genome has a segment encoding these proteins:
- a CDS encoding peroxiredoxin, producing the protein MKFRKALLIGALALVPLALSAKVEVGQPAPDFTLTSQDGNQVSLSQFKGHWVVLYFYPKDFTSGCTVEAHKFQDDQDKYKALDAAIVGVSVDTADSHKQFCTKEGLTFKLLADPTAKVPAEYDSIMEYQGTKLAARHTFLIDPSGKVVKSYMEVNPKNHSEQVLADLASLQKK; encoded by the coding sequence ATGAAATTTCGCAAAGCTCTTTTGATTGGCGCGCTGGCGCTGGTACCCCTGGCGCTATCGGCCAAAGTTGAAGTAGGACAGCCGGCCCCGGATTTCACGCTCACCTCGCAGGACGGCAACCAGGTTTCGCTGAGCCAGTTCAAGGGGCACTGGGTTGTGCTGTACTTCTATCCGAAGGACTTCACCAGTGGCTGCACGGTCGAGGCGCATAAATTCCAAGACGACCAGGACAAGTACAAAGCGCTGGATGCTGCGATTGTCGGCGTCAGCGTGGATACGGCGGATTCGCACAAGCAGTTCTGCACAAAAGAAGGCCTGACCTTCAAGCTGCTTGCCGATCCGACGGCAAAGGTTCCGGCAGAGTACGACTCGATCATGGAGTATCAAGGCACGAAGCTGGCCGCGCGCCACACGTTCCTGATTGATCCGAGCGGCAAGGTGGTCAAGTCGTACATGGAAGTGAATCCGAAGAACCACAGCGAGCAGGTTCTGGCGGATCTCGCGTCCCTGCAAAAGAAGTAG
- the pgl gene encoding 6-phosphogluconolactonase, producing the protein MNIVRTVELGPNERMTVVADKVALCEATAELIAKSAQEAIAARGRFTIALSGGSTPKQLYELLATEPWRDRLDWSKVHLFWGDERYVPPTDAQSNFRMTSEALISKISIPAKNIHRIPTQPYSPQSGANKYEDTLRALLGEHPQIDFNLLGVGTNGHTASLFPHRPTLEIRNRLVVADFIPEVNMDRITMTLPVINDSRLIVFLVSGADKAQVVHDVLRGPRQPEQLPSQLVHPAGGELIWLVDEAAAELVR; encoded by the coding sequence ATGAATATCGTCAGGACAGTCGAACTCGGGCCGAACGAGCGGATGACGGTAGTTGCCGATAAAGTCGCGCTATGCGAAGCAACCGCAGAGCTGATTGCAAAGAGCGCGCAGGAAGCGATTGCCGCGCGCGGACGCTTTACGATTGCGCTCTCCGGCGGATCAACACCTAAGCAGTTATATGAGTTGCTGGCGACGGAACCGTGGCGAGATCGGTTGGATTGGTCGAAAGTGCATCTCTTCTGGGGCGATGAACGCTACGTTCCGCCAACCGACGCGCAAAGCAATTTCCGGATGACCAGCGAGGCGTTGATTTCCAAGATTTCGATTCCAGCGAAGAACATACATCGTATTCCGACACAGCCGTACTCACCCCAGTCGGGGGCAAATAAGTACGAGGACACCCTTCGCGCCCTGCTCGGCGAGCATCCGCAAATTGATTTCAATTTGCTCGGCGTGGGAACCAACGGGCACACGGCTTCCCTGTTCCCGCATCGTCCGACGCTCGAAATTCGCAACCGACTGGTGGTGGCGGATTTTATTCCTGAAGTCAACATGGACCGCATCACGATGACTCTGCCGGTCATCAACGATTCGCGGCTGATTGTTTTTCTAGTCAGCGGGGCGGACAAGGCGCAGGTGGTGCACGATGTGCTTCGGGGGCCCCGGCAGCCTGAGCAGTTGCCGTCGCAGTTGGTGCATCCGGCGGGCGGTGAGTTGATTTGGCTGGTGGATGAAGCGGCGGCGGAGTTGGTGCGTTAG
- the gndA gene encoding NADP-dependent phosphogluconate dehydrogenase — protein sequence MSTTSAPAVGSAQFGVVGLGVMGQNLALNVSDHGQVVSVWNLEADWVTKFLTQHSDRKMTGSGDLKEFVQSLARPRRILMMIMAGNPVDQMLDKLAPLLEPGDIVIDGGNSFFKDTQRREAAYRTKNLNFFGMGVSGGEEGARFGPSLMPGGDEASYEHLKPTLEAIAAKTDYGACVTYVGPNGAGHFVKMVHNGIEYGDMQLIAEAYDLLRKALGLGAKEIAAIFEEWNKGKLESYLIEITSHVLQVDDPETGKPLVDMILDKAGQKGTGKWTQQIALDLAVPIPTIGAALDARVLSSMKDERVAASKKLGAPSRQYSGDKKEFINAVQDALYASKVCSYAQGMSLIRAGSKEWNWNVNLREMARIWTGGCIIRARLLADIMHAFDRDANVANLLVESEFTSRVLESEKNWRSVVQTAAGLGIPTPAFSSSLAYFDSYRSMQLPQNLTQAQRDFFGAHTYQRADRPDAGFVHTDWIKLVKK from the coding sequence ATGAGCACAACTTCCGCGCCTGCCGTGGGCAGCGCGCAATTCGGCGTCGTTGGATTGGGCGTCATGGGGCAGAACCTCGCCCTGAACGTGTCCGATCACGGCCAGGTCGTTTCGGTGTGGAACCTCGAAGCCGATTGGGTCACGAAATTCCTCACCCAACACAGCGACCGCAAGATGACCGGCAGCGGCGATCTCAAAGAGTTCGTACAGTCCCTCGCGCGACCGCGCCGCATCCTGATGATGATCATGGCCGGCAATCCGGTGGACCAGATGCTCGACAAACTGGCGCCACTGCTCGAACCCGGCGACATCGTGATCGACGGCGGCAACTCCTTCTTCAAAGACACCCAGCGCCGCGAAGCCGCTTATCGCACGAAAAATCTGAACTTCTTTGGCATGGGCGTTAGTGGCGGCGAAGAGGGCGCGCGCTTCGGACCGAGCTTGATGCCGGGCGGCGACGAAGCTTCCTACGAGCACCTGAAGCCGACGCTCGAGGCCATCGCGGCGAAGACCGATTACGGTGCTTGCGTCACCTACGTAGGTCCGAACGGCGCGGGCCACTTCGTGAAGATGGTCCACAACGGCATTGAGTACGGCGACATGCAGTTGATCGCCGAGGCTTACGACCTGCTGCGCAAAGCGCTTGGTCTTGGCGCGAAGGAAATTGCCGCAATCTTTGAAGAGTGGAACAAGGGCAAACTCGAGTCGTACCTGATCGAGATCACCTCACACGTGTTGCAGGTCGATGATCCGGAGACCGGCAAGCCGCTGGTCGACATGATCCTCGACAAGGCCGGACAAAAAGGCACCGGCAAGTGGACGCAGCAGATTGCGCTCGACCTCGCAGTACCGATTCCGACAATTGGCGCGGCGCTCGATGCCCGCGTGCTCTCTTCAATGAAAGATGAGCGCGTGGCTGCCTCGAAGAAACTCGGCGCTCCTTCCCGCCAGTATTCGGGTGACAAGAAAGAGTTCATCAACGCGGTGCAGGATGCCTTATACGCGTCGAAGGTCTGCTCCTATGCGCAGGGCATGAGCCTGATTCGCGCTGGCTCGAAAGAGTGGAACTGGAACGTGAATCTGCGCGAGATGGCACGAATCTGGACCGGCGGCTGCATTATCCGTGCACGGCTGCTTGCTGACATCATGCATGCCTTCGACCGCGATGCGAATGTAGCGAATCTTCTGGTCGAGTCCGAATTCACGTCGCGCGTGCTGGAGTCTGAGAAAAACTGGCGCAGCGTGGTGCAGACCGCCGCTGGGCTCGGAATTCCGACTCCAGCGTTCTCGTCGTCGCTCGCGTACTTCGACAGTTATCGATCCATGCAACTGCCGCAGAACCTGACGCAGGCGCAACGCGACTTCTTCGGCGCCCACACGTATCAACGCGCGGACCGTCCGGACGCCGGTTTCGTCCACACCGATTGGATTAAGTTGGTCAAGAAGTAG
- the rpiB gene encoding ribose 5-phosphate isomerase B yields the protein MKVAVSADHAGVPMNEVVIAELRKLGHEVLDLGTHDPNSGDDYPDRAADITAAVLNQGCERGILICGSGVGASVAANKIKGIRAGLCHDHYSAHQGVEHDNMNVLCLGGRVIGTETALDLVRAFVSAKFTNEERHLRRLHKIAVMEGSR from the coding sequence ATGAAAGTCGCAGTCTCAGCCGATCATGCCGGCGTCCCGATGAACGAGGTCGTCATTGCCGAGTTGCGGAAACTCGGGCACGAGGTGCTCGATCTTGGCACCCACGACCCGAACTCCGGCGACGACTACCCCGACCGCGCTGCCGACATTACAGCAGCAGTGTTGAATCAAGGCTGCGAAAGAGGCATCCTGATTTGTGGCAGTGGTGTGGGCGCTTCGGTGGCTGCGAACAAAATTAAGGGGATCCGGGCCGGACTCTGCCACGACCACTACTCCGCCCATCAGGGCGTGGAACACGACAACATGAACGTACTTTGCCTGGGCGGACGCGTGATTGGGACGGAAACAGCGCTCGATCTCGTCCGCGCTTTCGTGTCGGCAAAGTTCACCAACGAAGAGCGCCACTTGCGGCGCCTCCACAAGATCGCAGTCATGGAAGGATCGAGGTAA
- a CDS encoding Cof-type HAD-IIB family hydrolase, with translation MSDAPIKLLVSDVDGTLLDPKKQLTEPVRQAVLRVKQAGLKFTIVSARPPLGTTFLIDALDITEPIACFNGALTCTPQYEILHQILLAADVATQVAQTILEHGLDLWMFRGAEWWVSKLNGPHTEGHIKLMRHEPRYLGEDVTLCARANKLVGVSDDHEAVKRCEKDVIAKCGDRVSATRSSDYYLDVTDHDANKGNAVVQLAKLMDIPLENVATIGDMPTDMFMFAKSGMSIAMGNASDEVKAAATFTTTSNAEGGYVKAMDEIVLPRVAQRAGAQG, from the coding sequence ATGAGCGATGCGCCGATCAAGCTGCTGGTGTCGGATGTGGACGGCACATTGCTAGACCCGAAGAAGCAGCTTACCGAACCGGTGCGGCAGGCAGTGTTGCGGGTCAAGCAGGCCGGGCTGAAGTTCACCATTGTGTCGGCTCGTCCGCCGCTCGGCACGACTTTCCTCATTGATGCGCTCGACATCACCGAGCCGATTGCGTGCTTCAACGGCGCGCTGACCTGCACACCACAGTACGAAATCCTGCATCAGATTCTGCTGGCCGCAGACGTCGCGACGCAGGTTGCACAAACGATCCTCGAACACGGACTCGACCTGTGGATGTTCCGTGGCGCGGAATGGTGGGTGAGCAAGCTGAACGGGCCGCATACCGAGGGACACATCAAGTTGATGCGGCACGAGCCGCGCTACCTCGGCGAGGATGTCACATTGTGCGCGCGGGCGAACAAACTGGTTGGCGTGAGCGACGACCACGAGGCGGTAAAGCGCTGTGAAAAAGATGTGATCGCGAAGTGCGGCGACCGCGTATCGGCAACGAGATCCTCCGACTACTACCTCGATGTCACGGACCATGATGCGAACAAGGGAAACGCTGTGGTGCAACTCGCGAAGCTGATGGATATTCCTCTGGAGAACGTGGCGACGATCGGCGATATGCCAACCGACATGTTCATGTTCGCCAAGAGCGGTATGAGCATCGCGATGGGGAATGCGAGCGATGAGGTCAAAGCGGCAGCCACATTCACGACGACAAGCAATGCGGAAGGTGGCTACGTGAAGGCGATGGATGAGATCGTGCTGCCACGCGTCGCGCAACGTGCAGGAGCGCAAGGATGA
- a CDS encoding bifunctional transaldolase/phosoglucose isomerase yields the protein MSNPLIELHSFGQSVWLDQIERALFKTGKLAKLIKEDGLRGMTSNPTIFEKAITGSSDYQEQIDRAARDGKTGNEIYEEVVIDDIAHAADLFRPLYDSTNGEDGFVSLEVSPLLAKNTDGTIREAKTLFSRLNRPNVMIKVPATEEGLPAIEELIASGLNINVTLIFSVHRYEEVAEAYIRGLERRAQAGQPIDRIGSVASFFVSRIDSAVDKQLEALEKEATDPAKKQEIHALRGKAAIANAKLAYASFKRIFESPRFEALKRKGARVQRPLWASTSTKDPSYPDVLYVTELIGPHTVNTLPPATVDAWRDHGVAGAHLEKDMDKAPDVFAKLKALGIDFNKVTDKLTTDGVRSFSASFVDLMRAIEQRREMSLPGIKERHVSALGKYEGDVQAALQELGSKNVIQRFWNKEAAVWSADAGDQKIINNALGWLTVTDLMQGKVKELKAFAAEVQAAGFKHAVVLGMGGSSLCPEVLRQTFGKQLDYPELLVLDSTVPAAVLAIDKQIDPAKTLFIVASKSGSTTEPQMFYRYYFEKTKQVLGDKAGQNFVAITDPNTQLESEAKRDGFRKVFTNMADIGGRYSALSYFGMVPFTVMGGDVDSLLRRAKAAMDACAAGVEPANNAGAKIGAILGALARKGRDKVTFVTPPPISSLGLWIEQLIAESTGKHGKGIVPISGESLGDPKVYGDDRVFVYIGVSGTNGANYEAQLQALEQAGHPVLHHVLNSPIDLGEEFFLWEFATPIAGELIGINPFDQPNVQESKDNTKRILKEYTDTGKITQLPEVAEGDGLTVLTDENNRKALNGVSTPDSAITAHLGRVQKGDYFAITQYIEETPEIESLVQQIRTAVRDKACVATTTGYGPRFLHSTGQLHKGGPDSGVFLQLISNDAQDVPLPGEKFTFGVLKDAQALGDFESLSSRGRRAIRVNLGNNIVGGLKKILAAVQQFEGATAGAARK from the coding sequence ATGAGCAATCCGTTGATCGAACTGCACTCTTTCGGACAGAGCGTTTGGCTGGACCAAATCGAACGCGCCCTCTTCAAGACGGGCAAACTGGCAAAGCTGATTAAAGAAGACGGCCTGCGCGGCATGACGTCGAACCCAACAATTTTCGAGAAAGCGATCACCGGCTCCAGCGATTACCAGGAGCAGATCGATCGCGCCGCCCGCGACGGCAAAACTGGCAACGAGATCTATGAAGAAGTCGTGATCGACGATATCGCCCACGCCGCCGACCTCTTTCGCCCGCTCTACGACAGTACCAACGGCGAAGACGGCTTCGTGAGCCTGGAAGTTTCTCCGCTGCTGGCGAAGAACACCGATGGCACCATTCGCGAGGCGAAGACGCTCTTCAGCCGGTTGAATCGGCCGAACGTGATGATCAAGGTTCCGGCGACGGAAGAAGGCCTGCCGGCGATCGAAGAACTCATCGCGTCGGGCTTGAACATCAACGTGACCCTGATCTTCTCTGTGCACCGTTACGAAGAAGTGGCCGAAGCCTACATCCGCGGACTGGAACGCCGCGCTCAGGCGGGCCAACCGATCGATCGCATCGGTTCGGTGGCGAGCTTCTTCGTCAGCCGCATCGATAGCGCGGTGGACAAGCAACTCGAGGCGCTGGAGAAAGAAGCCACCGATCCTGCGAAGAAGCAGGAAATCCATGCGCTCCGCGGCAAAGCTGCGATTGCCAACGCGAAGCTGGCGTATGCCTCGTTCAAGCGCATCTTTGAGAGCCCGCGTTTCGAGGCGCTCAAGCGCAAAGGCGCGCGCGTACAGCGTCCTCTGTGGGCGTCGACCAGCACCAAGGACCCGAGCTATCCCGATGTTCTGTACGTGACCGAGTTGATCGGGCCGCACACCGTGAACACGCTGCCTCCGGCGACGGTGGATGCGTGGCGCGATCACGGCGTCGCGGGCGCACACCTCGAAAAGGACATGGACAAGGCACCAGATGTCTTCGCCAAGCTGAAGGCGCTCGGCATCGACTTCAACAAGGTCACAGATAAGCTGACGACAGACGGCGTGCGCTCGTTCTCCGCATCATTCGTGGACCTGATGCGTGCCATAGAACAGCGCCGTGAGATGAGCCTGCCGGGAATCAAGGAACGCCACGTTTCCGCACTCGGCAAGTACGAAGGCGATGTGCAGGCGGCATTGCAGGAACTCGGATCGAAGAACGTCATCCAGCGCTTCTGGAACAAGGAAGCCGCGGTGTGGAGCGCCGATGCTGGTGATCAGAAGATCATCAACAACGCGCTGGGCTGGCTGACCGTCACCGACCTGATGCAGGGGAAAGTAAAAGAGTTGAAAGCCTTCGCCGCTGAAGTGCAGGCGGCGGGCTTCAAACATGCCGTTGTACTCGGCATGGGTGGCTCCAGTCTCTGCCCGGAAGTTTTGCGGCAGACCTTCGGCAAACAGCTCGATTATCCCGAACTCCTTGTGCTCGACTCCACCGTTCCCGCTGCCGTGCTCGCAATCGACAAGCAGATCGATCCGGCAAAGACCCTGTTCATCGTGGCCTCGAAGTCGGGCTCTACGACAGAGCCGCAGATGTTCTATCGCTATTACTTCGAGAAAACGAAGCAGGTGCTCGGCGACAAAGCGGGACAGAATTTCGTCGCCATCACCGATCCGAATACGCAACTCGAGAGTGAAGCTAAGCGCGATGGTTTCCGCAAGGTCTTCACCAATATGGCCGACATCGGCGGGCGCTACTCCGCCCTTTCGTACTTCGGCATGGTGCCCTTCACGGTGATGGGTGGCGATGTGGACTCGCTGCTGCGCCGCGCCAAAGCCGCAATGGATGCCTGCGCTGCGGGTGTTGAACCGGCGAACAACGCCGGCGCGAAGATCGGCGCGATTCTCGGCGCCCTCGCGCGCAAGGGCCGCGACAAAGTCACTTTCGTTACGCCGCCGCCCATCAGCTCGCTCGGGCTGTGGATCGAGCAGTTGATTGCCGAGAGCACCGGCAAGCACGGTAAGGGCATAGTGCCGATCTCAGGCGAATCGCTTGGCGATCCAAAGGTCTACGGTGATGATCGCGTTTTCGTGTACATCGGCGTCTCGGGAACGAATGGCGCCAACTACGAAGCGCAACTCCAGGCGCTGGAGCAGGCCGGGCATCCGGTGTTGCACCACGTGCTGAACAGCCCGATTGATCTTGGCGAAGAGTTCTTCCTCTGGGAATTCGCGACACCCATCGCCGGCGAGTTGATCGGGATCAATCCGTTCGACCAGCCGAACGTGCAGGAGTCGAAGGACAACACCAAGCGCATCCTGAAGGAATACACCGACACCGGCAAAATTACGCAGTTGCCCGAGGTAGCCGAAGGCGACGGCCTGACCGTGCTGACCGACGAGAACAATCGCAAGGCTCTGAACGGCGTTTCAACGCCGGATTCGGCGATCACCGCGCATCTGGGCCGCGTGCAGAAGGGCGACTACTTCGCGATCACGCAGTACATCGAGGAGACGCCGGAGATCGAGTCGCTGGTGCAGCAGATTCGTACCGCTGTCCGCGATAAGGCTTGCGTGGCGACGACAACTGGGTATGGTCCTCGCTTCCTGCATTCGACTGGGCAACTGCACAAAGGCGGTCCGGACAGCGGCGTCTTCCTGCAACTGATCTCCAACGACGCGCAAGATGTTCCTCTGCCGGGCGAGAAATTCACCTTCGGCGTGTTGAAAGACGCGCAGGCACTGGGCGATTTCGAGTCGCTGTCGAGCCGCGGACGACGCGCGATTCGCGTGAACTTGGGCAACAACATCGTCGGCGGGTTGAAGAAGATACTCGCGGCGGTGCAGCAGTTTGAAGGCGCGACAGCGGGAGCTGCGCGCAAGTAA
- the zwf gene encoding glucose-6-phosphate dehydrogenase: MSTVVQATPTRSIAIPPMPKAEPCTIVIFGASGDLTKRKLIPALYDLACIGCISGQQFDVLGTGRTEMTTDEFRKAMRDAASTSKDARKFSDWNWEEFEKRLHYFPGDINNDGFYHALKDQLSEIEKNGGSSNHLFYVSTQASLAPPIVQGLGKCGLSKNEKGWTRIVLEKPFGRDLESAKALNREVLQVFDEKDVYRIDHYLGKETVQNILVFRFGNSLFEPIWNRNYINSVEITAAETLGVEQRAAFYEETGALRDMVANHLLQLVTLTAMEPPVAFDADSVREQKVQVLRAIHHMTPEQVCERTVRGQYGPGKINGKDVPGYREEPGVKPDSRTETYVAVEFRIDNWRWAGVPFYVRSGKRLAKSETEIKIHFKRTPQALFAKTSDDDIEANVITLRVQPNEGITMSFAAKQPGAQMKAVPVKMDFSYQTAFGGQAPVAYETLLLDAMRGDPTLFTRGDEAENQWRIITPIEDAWLQLPVPKFPNYAAGSDGPEEANTLIAEECKKWSPIG; the protein is encoded by the coding sequence ATGAGCACCGTTGTTCAAGCGACTCCTACGCGCAGCATTGCGATCCCGCCCATGCCCAAGGCCGAGCCGTGCACCATCGTCATCTTCGGCGCATCCGGCGACCTCACGAAGCGCAAATTGATACCCGCGCTCTATGACCTGGCCTGCATCGGCTGCATCTCTGGGCAGCAGTTCGATGTTCTCGGCACCGGCCGCACCGAGATGACCACCGACGAATTCCGCAAGGCGATGCGCGACGCCGCTTCGACTTCGAAGGACGCGCGCAAGTTCAGCGACTGGAACTGGGAAGAGTTCGAGAAGCGCCTGCATTACTTCCCCGGCGATATCAACAACGATGGCTTCTATCACGCGCTCAAAGACCAGCTCAGCGAGATCGAAAAGAATGGCGGCAGTTCCAACCACCTGTTCTATGTGTCGACGCAGGCATCTCTGGCGCCGCCGATCGTCCAAGGCCTGGGCAAGTGCGGACTCTCGAAGAATGAGAAGGGCTGGACACGCATCGTGCTGGAGAAGCCGTTCGGGCGCGACCTCGAGTCAGCAAAGGCGCTGAACCGCGAAGTGCTTCAGGTCTTCGACGAAAAGGACGTCTATCGGATCGATCACTATCTCGGCAAGGAGACGGTGCAGAACATTCTGGTCTTCCGCTTTGGCAACTCCCTCTTCGAGCCGATCTGGAACCGCAACTACATCAACTCCGTCGAGATCACTGCGGCCGAGACCCTCGGCGTGGAACAGCGCGCGGCGTTCTACGAAGAGACCGGCGCTCTCCGAGACATGGTCGCCAACCACCTGCTGCAACTGGTTACGCTCACGGCGATGGAGCCACCCGTGGCGTTCGATGCCGACAGTGTCCGCGAACAGAAGGTCCAGGTGCTGCGGGCAATTCACCACATGACGCCGGAGCAAGTGTGCGAGCGGACGGTGCGCGGGCAATACGGGCCCGGGAAGATCAACGGGAAGGACGTGCCGGGGTATCGCGAAGAGCCGGGCGTGAAACCGGACTCGCGCACGGAGACGTACGTCGCGGTGGAGTTCCGCATCGACAACTGGCGCTGGGCTGGAGTTCCCTTCTACGTGCGCAGCGGCAAGCGACTGGCGAAGTCGGAGACCGAGATCAAGATCCACTTCAAGCGCACTCCACAGGCGCTGTTCGCCAAGACATCGGACGACGATATCGAGGCAAACGTGATCACGTTGCGGGTGCAGCCGAATGAAGGCATCACCATGTCGTTCGCAGCGAAGCAGCCGGGCGCACAGATGAAGGCCGTTCCGGTGAAGATGGACTTCAGCTACCAAACGGCGTTTGGCGGACAAGCACCTGTCGCTTACGAGACGCTTCTCCTCGACGCGATGCGCGGCGATCCGACGTTGTTCACCCGCGGTGACGAAGCTGAGAACCAGTGGCGCATCATCACGCCGATCGAAGATGCCTGGCTGCAGTTGCCGGTGCCGAAGTTCCCCAACTACGCGGCAGGAAGCGATGGTCCGGAGGAGGCGAACACGCTGATCGCGGAAGAGTGCAAGAAGTGGTCGCCGATTGGGTAG